A region of the Pseudomonadota bacterium genome:
CCTGACTACCCATTGCATACGCTATATTCATCCTGTAGCTCACCTCCCTTCCATTTAGTTTTAAAATCATCATAAAATATTTCGAACATTCCCTTGCTGATCGCTTCTCTCACCTTTTTCAGCAAATCACTATAAAAATACATGTTATGGAGCGTATTCAGATAGAAACTTGTGAGTTCATGAGATACAAGGAGATGTCTAAGGTAGGCCCTTGAAAACGTTTTGCAGGTATAACATTCGCACCCGTCATCTACAGGCCTTTCATCCCTCGTATACTTTGCATTCTTTATGTTTATCCTTCCATTCCATGTAAACAAATTTCCGTTCCTTGCAAGTCTTGTTGGGATTACGCAATCAAACATATCTATCCCCCTTCTTACCCCTTCCACAATATCATCTGGAAAACCAAGGCCCATGAGATACCTCGGCTTGTTACGGGGGAAGAGTTCTATAATTGTATCTACCATATCCCACATGATACTTTTGGGTTCCCCAACGCTTAACCCTCCGAGAGCGTAACCATCGAAATCCATTCCTATCAAATCATGAGCAGACTTCATTCTCAACGGTTTATAAAAACCACCCTGAACTATCCCGAACAATAATGCCCCATTATCAGTTTTTGCATCCCTGCACCTTTTTGCCCACCGGGAAGTAAGTTCAACAGAGGCATCTGTATACTCATAAGATGAAGGATAGGAAACACATTCGTCAAGACACATGTATATATCTGCACCTATATTTTCCTGTATCTCCATCACCCTTTCCGGGGAGAGAAAGTGTTTTGACCCGTCTATATGAGACTGGAACAAAACCCCGTCCTCCTTGATCTCCCGCAGAACACCAAGGCTGAAAAGCTGGTATCCCCCGCTGTCTGTAAGGATTGCTCCATCCCACCCTGATAATCTGTGAATACCTCCCATTTCCTTTATAAGACCGTCACCAGGCCTGAGATAAAGATGGTATGCATTTGCAAGAATCATCTTTATTCCCATCTCCTTTAAATCTTTATGGGTAGTAGCCTTCACTGTACCCTGGGTTGCTACTGGCATAAATACCGGGGTTTCCACATCCCCGTGTTCTGTTTTAAGGATGCCCTGTCTTGCAAGTCCATCCTCTTTCAAAATTTCAATGGTCTTCATAATCAATACAGTAATTCGTGATTCGTAATTGGTAATTGGTTTTTTTGTTTTCCACTATTCACTATTCACTTAACAAATAAACATCGCATCTCCATAACTGTAAAATCTATAACCCCTTTTCAGGGCTTCCCTGTAGCATCTGAATATCTCTTCCTTCCCGGCAAAAGCAGAAACAAGGAGAAGCGGCGTAGACCTTGGCAAATGGAAGTTAGTAATTAATGCATCCACCATTTTAAATCTGTAGTTAGGATAGATGAATAGCCGGGTCTTTCCTGTAGGTGGTGTATTCCCATTTTCCATGGAGAGCGTTTCTAATGCCCTTACCACACTTGTCCCGCAGGCCACAATCCTCCTCCCTTGAGCCTTCGTACGCTTAATATATGTCCTTGCATCATGAGTAATATGGTAGTACTCACTGTGCATCACGTGCTCTTCTATATTCCGTTTTTTTACAAGAAAAAATGTCCCAACCCCGATATGGAGGGTAATCTTTACTATATTGATACCCATCCCTTTTATTCTGTCAAGCAATTCATGGGTAAAATGAAAACCAGCAGTCGGGGCTGCAATAGAACCTAACGCTTCTGCATAAACCGTCTGATACCTGTCAAAATCAATAGAACCATCGTTTTCCTTCCTCTTTATATAGGGAGGAAGTGGCATTTTCCCATATTTCTTTATAATATCATAGATATCACCATCATAAAAAAACTCAATTACCCAAAAACCCTCACCTTTTGTCAGGCCTGCCTCAACATTACCAACAGAAACCCTTAATTCTGTTACCCCTCTCTTCACGCCATTTGCAAGGCAAAACCACCGGTTATCACTTATCCTTTCAACAAGTAGAATGTCGATGATACCTCCGGTATCCTTTGTGGCCTTCAGTCTTGCTGGCAACACCTTGCTATCATTCAATACAAG
Encoded here:
- the queA gene encoding tRNA preQ1(34) S-adenosylmethionine ribosyltransferase-isomerase QueA, encoding LVLNDSKVLPARLKATKDTGGIIDILLVERISDNRWFCLANGVKRGVTELRVSVGNVEAGLTKGEGFWVIEFFYDGDIYDIIKKYGKMPLPPYIKRKENDGSIDFDRYQTVYAEALGSIAAPTAGFHFTHELLDRIKGMGINIVKITLHIGVGTFFLVKKRNIEEHVMHSEYYHITHDARTYIKRTKAQGRRIVACGTSVVRALETLSMENGNTPPTGKTRLFIYPNYRFKMVDALITNFHLPRSTPLLLVSAFAGKEEIFRCYREALKRGYRFYSYGDAMFIC
- the tgt gene encoding tRNA guanosine(34) transglycosylase Tgt, with the translated sequence MKTIEILKEDGLARQGILKTEHGDVETPVFMPVATQGTVKATTHKDLKEMGIKMILANAYHLYLRPGDGLIKEMGGIHRLSGWDGAILTDSGGYQLFSLGVLREIKEDGVLFQSHIDGSKHFLSPERVMEIQENIGADIYMCLDECVSYPSSYEYTDASVELTSRWAKRCRDAKTDNGALLFGIVQGGFYKPLRMKSAHDLIGMDFDGYALGGLSVGEPKSIMWDMVDTIIELFPRNKPRYLMGLGFPDDIVEGVRRGIDMFDCVIPTRLARNGNLFTWNGRINIKNAKYTRDERPVDDGCECYTCKTFSRAYLRHLLVSHELTSFYLNTLHNMYFYSDLLKKVREAISKGMFEIFYDDFKTKWKGGELQDEYSVCNG